TGTCGGCCTCCACCTGTGCAGCAGCCAGCTCCGGCACGAAGGCCCGGGCCGGATCCTTGCTGCCCACCTCGCTGATGACCGAAAAGCCGCGCTCCACCGCCAGGCGGATCAGGCTGGCGCGCCGCTCGGGCGAGAGTTCGAAGGTGCCGTCCGACACTTCCACCCACGCAAATCCGAGCCGGCGCAGTTCGTCGAGGACGGCATCGGGCTGCCCGAGCTCCCTGGCCATCTCGAGCAGGGTGCCCCCCGGGTACACCTCCACGCCTGCACTCCGGGCCTCCCGCACCTTTGCCGCCACCTGTTCCGGCCGGTACAAAAGCGTGCTGCCGAACGCCAGCTTCCAGAACTGAACGTGAGGCGCCGCCACCTCCAGGAGGTCGCGGAAGTACCCCGGCGGAACGCCCTTGTCGATGACCATGGTGACCCCGGACCCGGCCTGACCGTCGGTCCCGCGGGCGCGCGGCGGCCAGCCGGCGTCCCGCACATACCAAAGACAGCTGTCCCACAGGCCGCTCGTGGGGTCAAGCGGCCAGCGCATGGCGCTTTGCGCCATCGTAGCAACCCCCTCCCCGGCCCTGGCAGTCTATGAAGGCTGTCTCTGGCGGGCACCGGGGAGGGGGTTGTGCTGCGGGGAGGAGCCTGCCCCGCGAGGGCTTCCCTTACGGCAGCGTGAGGGTCTTGAGCGGCCCCCGCACCG
This sequence is a window from Bacillota bacterium. Protein-coding genes within it:
- a CDS encoding phosphosulfolactate synthase — its product is MAQSAMRWPLDPTSGLWDSCLWYVRDAGWPPRARGTDGQAGSGVTMVIDKGVPPGYFRDLLEVAAPHVQFWKLAFGSTLLYRPEQVAAKVREARSAGVEVYPGGTLLEMARELGQPDAVLDELRRLGFAWVEVSDGTFELSPERRASLIRLAVERGFSVISEVGSKDPARAFVPELAAAQVEADIACGARYVVIEARDTGQGVGVFNEEGRLRLDRWQTFLERLVHPQHVIWEAPRPEQQRELLMLMGPDVGLGNVQVPDIFTLAAMRWGLRADTLKVWAQAANGRRARVDGVLRHG